A single region of the Macrobrachium rosenbergii isolate ZJJX-2024 chromosome 5, ASM4041242v1, whole genome shotgun sequence genome encodes:
- the Rab5 gene encoding ras-related protein Rab-5C isoform X2 produces MAQRGGAQRPGNGGGQGKICQFKLVLLGESAVGKSSLVLRFVKGQFHEYQESTIGAAFLTQTVCLDDTTVKFEIWDTAGQERYHSLAPMYYRGAQAAIVVYDITNQDTFGRAKTWVKELQRQASPNIVIALAGNKADLATKRMVEYEEAQTYAEENSLLFMETSAKTAMNVNDIFLAIAKKLPKSDSTASGSPGGTVRVEAPPTQGAAGCCK; encoded by the exons ATGGCACAGAGAGGAGGAGCACAGAGGCCTGGTAATGGAGGTGGTCAAGGAAAGATCTGTCAGTTCAAACTTGTGTTGCTTGGAGAATCTGCCGTTGGGAAGTCCTCACTTGTTTTAAGATTTGTAAAAGGCCAGTTTCACGAATATCAAGAGTCCACTATTGGTG cgGCTTTCTTGACCCAAACGGTATGTTTGGACGATACCAcagtaaaatttgaaatttgggaCACAGCTGGCCAAGAACGATATCATAGTCTAGCTCCAATGTACTACCGGGGTGCACAGGCAGCCATTGTCGTTTATGATATTACTAATCAA GACACATTTGGTCGGGCCAAGACTTGGGTCAAAGAACTCCAGCGACAAGCTTCTCCTAATATTGTGATTGCCCTAGCTGGCAATAAAGCAGATTTAGCCACGAAAAGGATGGTAGAATATGAGGAAGCCCAGACGTATGCAGAAGAAAATTCGTTGTTATTTATGGAAACCTCTGCCAAGACAGCCATGAATGTAAATGACATATTCTTGGCAATAG CGAAGAAACTGCCAAAGAGTGATAGTACTGCTAGTGGGTCTCCTGGTGGCACTGTCAGGGTGGAAGCCCCACCAACACAGGGTGCTGCTGGCTGTTGCAAGTGA